A stretch of DNA from Falco rusticolus isolate bFalRus1 unplaced genomic scaffold, bFalRus1.pri scaffold_54_arrow_ctg1, whole genome shotgun sequence:
cccccccccccccccccccccaaatcgCCCCAGGGACAGCACCCCCCCCCACATCGCTCCAGGGACAGGCCACcctgagctggggggggtgtccaGCCCAATCTGGGGcggggaggaggctggggggcaTCACTCACAGCCCCCCAGTAGCACCCTCAGGGAACCAACCGCcctgaggcaggagcagcagccgTCTGGGATCTGCCCCACACACGACAGCCctgtggaggggggggggggaggggcgcagcccccagcccccccacccccgtggGGGGCTCAGCTGCCCACACTCACGTGCATTGCTGTCAGCCAGGCTGTTGAGGCTGCTGGAAATGTCCCGCCGGCGGAAGAGACAGACCACCTTAGCCTCCACGTTGCCGTTGGCGGTCTGGGAAAagcaaggggtggggggggggtgggggcggggcaCACAGAGGGACAAAATGGTGAGGAGGGGGCAGGAAACCCCCCCTAGGAATGATTtggggacacacacacccccaccccacccccaatccCCAACCCTGGGAGGGGGTTTCTGACTTTGTTGAGCTCCTCGATGCGGCGGACGAGGTAGGGGTTGCTGGAGGAGTTCTCAAAATAGACGTAATCTGcagggaaaaaggggggggggggctaaGAGGGGAGCCCCCCCAGGGGTGTGGTGAGGggagccccccccagccccctcttTGTAACAAATAaggagccccccccccaaaaaaaaaaaaaaaaaattggggggAGCTTCTCAGACACCCCCTTCTTCTGGTAGTCACGGGGTGGTGttccttgcccccccccccccaacgGGACCCCCGTGCCCCTCGGGCAGTCCCCATGGATGCAGCCCCCCCGCTTCCCCACGCAGGCAGCGGGACCCCCCTTCTCCCTCATTACAGACCAGGGGGTCCCCCACCGACACAggcctcccctcccccttgcAGATGGGGGGACCtcaaacccccccccccccgagacACTGgggctcccccttccccccgtGTGTGGGCCACAGACATGGCATTACCCCCacaaagcccccccccccctcacagatactggggggggggcagtgtCGCCCACCCCCAGGTCTCAGACCCCCCGTTCCCCTCAcattgccccccccccctcctcctcacacacacaccccccccgcccccgtccCTCACAGACCCCCCTAGTCACCTCACggccccccccttcccttcacGGACCCCCTTATCCCCCCACGGagccccccaaccccctcacgggcctccctcctcctgccaccccccccTAATCCCCTCAGGGGCCCCCTTATCCCCTCACGGGAGCCCCCCGacccccccacgcccccccccccatagcCACTCATGGGAGCCCCCCTCCTCTCATGGGCCTCCGTCCTCCTTACGGACCCCCTTACCCCCTCATAGACCCCCTTAATCCCCTCACAGAGCTCTCTCCTCCTCACAgaccccccccaacccccccaatCCCCTCACCGACCGCCCCGACCCCCTCATCGAACCCCCTCACGAACCCCCTTATCCACTCAAGACCCCCTTATCCCCTCACCGACCCCCCCCAACGCCCTCAGGAACCCCCTTATCCCCTCAAGAACCCCCCGACCCCCTTATCCCCTCACCGAGCCCCCCGACCCCCTCACCGAGCCCCCCGACCCCCTCACCGAGCCCCCCGACCCCCTCAGGAGCCCCCTTATCCCCTCAAGACCCCCCCCTTAACCCCTCACCGACCCCCTTATCCCCTCACCGACCCCCTCAGGAACCCCCTTATCCCCTCACCgacccccccaaccccctcaGAAACCCCCTTATCCCCTCACGgacccccccgacccccccgATCCCCTCACGgacccccccaaccccctcaccgacccccccaaccccctgaGGAACCCCCTTATCCCCTCAAGAACCCCCCCGATCCCCTCACGGACCCCCCCCATTCCCCTCACCGACCCCCCCAATCCCCTCGCAGGCGCCcgcccccctctcccctctcggccccgggccccgctcACCGCCGACGCGGTACATGTTGGCCGCCATGGCCGCTCGCTCGGCCGCGCTacccccgggcccggccccggccgtGCTTCATCGcctcccgctcccgccgccTCCGCACCGGCACGACCCGCTCGGGTACCTCCGGAGAGGTTCGGGCGGCTTCGGAACAGCCTCGGGCACTTCCGGAGAGGCCTCGGAACCTTTCGGAAGAGGCTCGGAAGGGGTTCGGGCATCTCCGGAGAAGCCTCGGCGCGAACTCGGGCTCCTCCGGAAGAGCTTCGGGACGCCTCGGCTCGGCCTCGGGCCCCTCCGGAAGAGCTTCGGGACGCCTCGGGCTCCTCCGGAAGGGGCTCGGTAAGTTCCGCCAGCGCCGAAGCGCTTCCGGAAAAGGGTGGGAAACAACCTCTCGGCAATCTCCGGCGCTTCCGGGAAGTGGCCGGCCGCTTCCGCGGCGGTAGGAAGGAGGCGGAGGCGGGCCCCTGACCCCAGGCTTTATTGTTGCCTCTCACAGTGCAGCGTGAAAacggaggggggggggaaacaccccccaccccccctcttTGGTCCCCAGGAAGATAAGGAAGGAGGAAGCAGCCAAGGAAGTGGGGGGAGGGGCTCAGCGCGCGTCGGGGTCCCCCCCGGTGGGCTTGGGGGGGCACACGCGCCACTGGAAGACGCTGGTGTCCTTCCCCCCCAGGGAGACGAGGTGCCCGTCGTCGTGGGTGAAGCGGACGTTGGTGACGTGGCTGCCGTGGCCCCCGTACACGTGGCTGGGCgcctgggggggaggggcgcgTGTGTGAGCACGCGTGTTCACACGTGTCGGCGGCTCCTCGCACGCCCAAGCCCCGCCTTGCACGTGGGTTGCATGTACGTGCGCTCGTCTTGCGCCGTCACGCTCGTCTTGCACACATGTTGCACGCTCACGCCCTCTCCTTGCACGACTACACCTCCCCTTGCACACGTGTGGTGCAGCCACACTTCCCTTGCACACGTGTTGCACGCTCACACCCTCCCCTTGCACACGTGTGGTGCAGCCACACTTCCCTTGCACCTGTTGCACGCTCACACCCTCTCCTTGCACGACACCTCCCCTTGCACACGTATTGCACGCTCATGCCCTCTCCTTGCACACGTGTTGCAGTCACTGCTCCTTTGCACGCATGTTGCACGCTCATGCCCTCTCCTTGCTCAACTACACCTCCCCTTGCACACATGTTGCAGTCACCGCTCCTCTGCACACGTGTTGCACGCTCATGCCCTCTCCTTGCACGACTACACCTCCCCTTGCACACGTGTGGTGCAGCCACACTTCCCTTGCACCTGTTGCACGCTCATGCCCTCTCTTTGCACGACACCTCCCCTTGCACACGTGTTGCATGCTCATGCCGTCTCCTTGCACGACTACACCTCCCCTTGCACATGTGTTGCACGATCACGCCCTCCCCTTGCACACGTGTTGCAGTCACCGCTCCTCTGCGCACGTGTTGCACGCTCACGCCCTCTCCTTGCAGAACTACACCTCCCTTGCACACGTGTGGTGCAGCCACACTTCTTCCCTTGCACACGTGTTGCACGCTCATGCCCTCTCCTTGCACACATGTTGCAGTCACCGCTCCTCTGCACACGTGTTGTACGCTCATGCCCTCTCCTTGCACGACTACACCTCCCCTTGCACACGTGTGGTGCAGCCACACTTCCCTTGCACCTGTTGCATGCTCATGCCCTCTCTTTGCACGACACCTCCCCTTGCACACGTGTTGCATGCTCATGCCGTCTCCTTGCACGACTACACCTCCCCTTGCACATGTGTTGCACGATCACGCCCTCCCCTTGCACACGTGTTGCAGTCACCGCTCCTCTGCGCACGTGTTGCACGCTCACGCCCTCTCCTTGCAGAACTACACCTCCCTTGCACACGTGTGGTGCAGCCACACTTCTTCCCTTGCACACGTGTTGCACGCTCATGCCCTCTCCTTGCACACGTGTTGCAGTCACTGCTCCTTTGCACACGTGTTGCACGCTCACGCCCTCTCCTTGCACGACTACACCTCCCCTTGCACACGTGTGGTGCAGCCACACTTCCCTTGCACCTGTTGCACGCTCATGCCCTCTCCTTGCACGACACCTCCCCTTGCACACGTGTTGCACGCTCATGCCCTCTCCTTGCACACGTGTTGCAGTCACTGCTCCTTTGCACGCATGTTGCACGCTCATGCCCTCTCCTTGCTCAACTACACCTCCCCTTGCACACATGTTGCAGTCACCGCTCCTCTGCACACGTGTTGCACGCTCATGCCCTCTCCTTGCACACATGTTGCAGTCACCGCTCCTCTGCACACGTGTTGCACGCTCACGCCCTCTCCTTGCACGACTACACCTCCCTTGCACACGTGTGGTGCAGCCACACTTCCCTTGCACCTGTTGCACGCTCATGCCCTCCTCTTGCACACGTGTTGCAGTCACTGCTCCTTTGCACGCATGTTGCACGCTCATGCCCTCTCCTTGCACAACTACACCTCCCCTTGCACACGTGTGGTGCAGCCACACTTCCCTTGCACCTGTTGCACGCTCACACCCTCCCCTTGCACACATGTTGCAGTCACTGCTCCTTTGCACACGTGTTGCACGCTCACGCCCTCTCCTTGCACGACTACACCTCCCCTTGCACACGTGTTGCAcgccccccctctccccagccccccccagggGCTCTggaccccccccagctccccctaGCCTGGcttctgcccccctccccagcccccccagcccccccccagggctctgcccccctccccagcccccccccaagtgctctgcccccctccccagcccccccagcccagcccctcccccccccgggggtctgcccccccccagcccaccttgGGGCGGGCGCAGGGGTACTGGAAGAGATGAACTTTGCAGAAGTCGTCGGCCACGGCCACCACGCGCTCCTGGTGGGACCGGCACAGCGAGTTAATGTCGGTGCCATCCGAGCCATCGGGCCAGacacctggggggggggggtgggggggtggggtcAGGGGGGACCTTCAGGACCCCCAagacccccccccaccccaattctttgccccccccccccccccccactcacCAAAGACATGGAAGCCCAGCACGCAGGTGTAGGATGCCCATTCCCGGTCCCGGCTCTCGAAGCGGTTGCGGAGCAGTTTGCAGCCCCCTACCACATcccctggggggtggggggcaggggaagtgagacccccccccccccagcctaGAAcccggggaggggtggggagcccaccagcccccagccttggcaggggaaggggtgcccagcagctctgggggggtcccaggagccctggggggggggtcccagcagggtgagggggggtcccaggagccctggggggggggggtcccagcaggGTGAAGGGGGGGTCCCAggagccctggggggggggtcccagcaggGTAAGGGGGGTCCCAGGAGCcctggggggggtcccagcaggATGAAGGGGGGGTCCCAGGAGCcctgggggggggtcccagcaggGTGATGGGGGGTCCCAACAGGGTAAggggggggtcccagcagctctgggggggTCCCAGAAGGGTGAGGGGGGGTCCCAggagccctgggggggggggtcccagcaggGTGATGGGGGGTCCCAACAGGGTAAggggggggtcccagcaggGTGAAGGGGGGGTCCCAGGAGCCCTGCGGGGGGGTCTCAGCAGGGTAATGGGGGGTTCCAACAGGGTAAGAGGGGGGTCCCAGGAGccctgggggggtcccaggaGCCCGGGGGCGGGTCTcagcagggggagggggggtcccaGCAGCCCCGGCAGGGTCCCAGCAGGGGTAAGGACatgcccccccatcccccccccaaTCCCCCCCCCTCACAGTAGAGGATCTCGTAGTCCCCCGAGTTGGACATGATGAAGCGCCCGTCCTTGGACCAGTCCAGGTGGGTGATGAAACTGGAGTGACCctggaggcgggggggggggggaggggaggaggggaggatggagggggggtgatggggaccccgggggggacccccagagcccccccccccccccaatttctCACTGTGCAGCGGCCGAAGCGGGTGTATTTGCGTCCCCCCTCGGTGACGCTGTAGATGTAGATGAAGTTGTCGTGGGAGCCGATGGCCAAGAAGGAGCcgtctgggggggggggacatgcatttttttggggggggggaacaccTAGGGGGtcgctccccccctcccccccccggggaaatggggctgggggctcaccCGGGGAGAATCGCACCACCGAGAGCTGCTCGTTGCCATCTGAGCCCccccccaggggctgctgcgTTGTGGTGTCCAGCACCAGccacctggggggggggcacaatgtggggggggggacacggggggggcacatggggggggacacgggggcaCAGGGACACGGAGGGGAGCGGGGGACACAGAGGAGAGGGGGGTCAGGCAGGTGGAGGGCACTGCCCCCCCCCATTGTCATCCCCCCCCCttgtcccccccccccccagtggtCCCATGTCCCCCCCttgtccccccccccccccattgtGATCCCATGtccctcccccccatccccccccatcctcttgtgtcccccccccccgtgtctcccccccatcccactggtCCCACGTCCCTCCCCGTGGCCCCCCCCCCgtggccccccccccccgtgccccccccccccccccgtcacTCACCGCCCCGTCAGCAGCCCCACGGCCACCACCTGCCCCCCCGGGTGGAAATCGGCGCAGAGCCCCgtgtcctgggggggggggggggggcgggggggtcagACCATGGGGCAactgccccccccgcccctccccccacctgcccctggCTCCCTACAGGGACCCCACCCCCACTGTACCCCTATACCAGCCTCtgcgcccccccagccccctgtacccccccccacaccccccagccccccgccccccccacccccccgccccccccagcacaaggctccagccccctcatccccccatccccctccccccccgcccccccatccctcatccccccagccccccctcccccccgccccccatccctcatccccccagccccccctccccccccgccccccatccccctcctaccccccctgcccccccatccctcatccgccccagcccccccccccccagccccctccccccccgccccccatccctcatctcccccagccccccccaaccccatcccccttcccccccgcccccccagccctcatgccccccagcccccccagccccctcccacccccgccccccctccctcatccccccagccccccctacccccagccccctcccacccccgccccccctccctcatccccccagccccccctaccccccatccccctccccccacgCCCCCCATCCCtcatcccccccatccccctccccccccgccccccatccctcatcccccccagcccccccgcccccccgtcccccagcccccccccagcccccccgccccccccacctccagcgCCAGGCTCCAGGCCAGCGCGTGCTCCTGCCCGTcccacaggcagagctgccggTCGTGGCCGCAGGTGAGGAAGATGCAGGAGCTGGGATGGGTGGCGAGACCCCAGACCTCATCCGTGtgtccctggggggggggggggggccaggGTCATCACCCCCATCCATCCCCAcgacccccagcccctcccccaccccccaccccccccttcccaACCCCACCTGTACGATGGGGGTGAAGCCGGTGGTCAGCGTCCCCCGCAATAGGGCGTTGCGGGTggtccccaccagcagctcctccccAGGACCCTCCGCGATGGTCCGCACGGCCCCGAAGCGCTCCgggagctgggagagggagggggggggtcgcaggggggggggcaccccaaAATCCCACCCCCCATCACCCCTAACCCAAAGCGctctggggggctgggggaccagggtgggttttgggggggtccctggggcaggTTTTGGGGTActtgggtgggttttgggggggtccCCACATCAGGATCACCTCAGGGGGGCACCCCAACCCCCTCCCATCATTATCACCTGGGGGGGGCACCCCAAAacgcccccccaccccccatcacCCCTAACCCAAAGCActcaggggggctgggggagcagggtgggtgttggggggtccctggggcaggTTTTGGGGTActtgggtgggttttggggggtcccCACATCAGGATCACCCCGGGGGGGCACCCCAACCCCCTCCCATCATTATCACCTGGGGGGGGCAACCCAAAacgcccccccaccccatcaccCCTAACCCAAAGCgctcaggggggctgggggagcagggtgagttttggggggtccctggggcaggTTTTGGGGTActtgggtgggttttggggggtcccCACATCAGGATCACCCCGGGGGGGCACCCCAACCCCCTCCCATCATTATCACCTGGGGGGGGCAACCCAAAacgcccccccaccccatcaccCCTAACCCAAAGCActcaggggggctgggggagcagggtgggttttggggggtccctggggcaggTTTTGGGGTActtgggtgggttttggggggtcccCACATCAGGATCACCCCGGGGGGGCACCCCAACCCCCTCCCATCATTATCACCTGGGGGGGGCACCCCAaaacgccccccccccccatcacccctAACCCAAAGCActcagaggggctgggggagcagggtgggttttggggggtccctggggcaggTTTTGGGGTActtgggtgggttttggggggtcccCACATCAGGATCACCCCGGGGGGGCACCCCAACCCCCTCCCATCATTATCACCTGGGGGGGCACCCCAaaacgccccccccccccatcacccctAACCCAAAGCActcagaggggctgggggagcagggtgggttttggggggtccctggggcaggTTTTGGGGTActtgggtgggttttggggggtcccCACATCAGGATCACCCCGGGGGGGCACCCCAACCCCCTCCCATCATTATCACCTGGGGGGGGCACCCCAAAacgccc
This window harbors:
- the EML3 gene encoding echinoderm microtubule-associated protein-like 3 — translated: MFLRGRPITMYVPSGLGPYGGLRAELPPERLQLDWVYGYRGRDSRSNLHVLGSGELIYFIACVVILLHLPRRRQRHYLRHSDCVRCLAVHPDRVRVATGQAAGVDKDGKPLQPIVHIWDSATLLTLQQIGLGSFERGVGSLAFSTADQGAYLCVVDDSNEHMMSVWDCARGTKQAEVKSTNESVLTVEFNPQDSGSIITSGKSHIYFWTWSGTTLTKKQGIFGKYKKPKFIQCIIFDAAGDVLSGDSEGNILTWTRDARTPGKAGKETYQIGQQTRAHEGSIFALCRRRDGTVLSGGGKDRRVVCWSPTLVLLQEAELPERFGAVRTIAEGPGEELLVGTTRNALLRGTLTTGFTPIVQGHTDEVWGLATHPSSCIFLTCGHDRQLCLWDGQEHALAWSLALEDTGLCADFHPGGQVVAVGLLTGRWLVLDTTTQQPLGGGSDGNEQLSVVRFSPDGSFLAIGSHDNFIYIYSVTEGGRKYTRFGRCTGHSSFITHLDWSKDGRFIMSNSGDYEILYWDVVGGCKLLRNRFESRDREWASYTCVLGFHVFGVWPDGSDGTDINSLCRSHQERVVAVADDFCKVHLFQYPCARPKAPSHVYGGHGSHVTNVRFTHDDGHLVSLGGKDTSVFQWRVCPPKPTGGDPDAR